A stretch of Girardinichthys multiradiatus isolate DD_20200921_A chromosome 20, DD_fGirMul_XY1, whole genome shotgun sequence DNA encodes these proteins:
- the rdh5 gene encoding retinol dehydrogenase 5, whose product MFFEQFGSQKQTPEGNMNTRFIYELLGENAWYYITASFALLWILVWLYRDSLEIDNISNKYVFVTGCDTGFGNLLCKKLDRRGFRVLAGCLTEKGADDLKRAAGPHLKTVLLDVTSKDSIQTAMEWTKKEVGDRGLWGIVNNAGRSLPMGPSEWMRVEDFHSTLNVNMNGVIAMTMTFLPLIKKAQGRIVNVASVLGRVAANGGGYGISKFAVECFSDCLRRDIGYFGIKVCIIEPGFFKTAVTSLDPIERELHRLWNQLSPEVKASYGEKYLDNYIKIQRLIMNAVCDSDLTKVTSCMEHALTAAHPRTRYSAGWDAKLLWIPLSYMPSFVVDIGLKLVLPRPSKSV is encoded by the exons ATGTTTTTCGAACAGTTTGGAAGCCAAAAACAAACTCCCGAAGGCAACATGAATACACGGTTTATATACGAACTGCTAGG TGAAAATGCCTGGTACTACATCACAGCTTCCTTCGCTTTGTTGTGGATTCTTGTGTGGCTGTACAGAGACAGTCTGGAGATAGACAATATCTCTAACAAGTATGTCTTTGTGACCGGCTGTGACACGGGGTTTGGGAACCTACTGTGTAAGAAGCTTGATCGTAGAGGTTTTCGCGTTCTGGCCGGCTGTCTCACAGAGAAGGGGGCTGATGATCTAAAAAGAGCAGCGGGGCCTCACCTTAAGACGGTCCTGCTGGATGTGACCAGTAAGGACAGTATCCAGACTGCCATGGAGTGGACCAAGAAGGAGGTTGGCGATAGAG gACTTTGGGGTATAGTGAACAATGCTGGACGTTCCTTACCCATGGGTCCTTCAGAGTGGATGAGAGTGGAAGATTTCCACAGCACATTGAATGTGAACATGAATGGGGTCATTGCCATGACTATGACCTTCCTGCCCCTCATTAAAAAGGCCCAAGGACGTATTGTAAATGTGGCATCGGTCCTTGGCAGGGTGGCTGCAAATGGTGGTGGATACGGCATCTCCAAGTTTGCAGTGGAGTGTTTCTCTGACTGCCTCAG GAGAGATATAGGCTACTTTGGAATCAAAGTGTGCATCATTGAGCCGGGGTTTTTCAAGACAGCCGTGACCAGCCTGGATCCCATCGAGAGGGAGCTGCACCGTCTATGGAATCAGCTCAGCCCCGAAGTAAAAGCAAGCTATGGAGAAAAGTACCTGGACAACT acatcAAGATCCAGCGTTTGATCATGAATGCCGTGTGTGACTCAGACCTCACCAAGGTGACCAGTTGCATGGAGCACGCTCTCACTGCGGCGCACCCACGCACTCGATACAGTGCTGGCTGGGACGCCAAGCTTCTGTGGATCCCTCTTTCCTACATGCCTTCCTTTGTAGTTGATATCGGACTGAAGCTGGTGCTGCCTCGTCCTTCCAAGAGCGTTTAA
- the bloc1s1 gene encoding biogenesis of lysosome-related organelles complex 1 subunit 1: MLSRLLKEHQAKQNERKDLQEKRRREAIAAATCLTEALVDHLNVGVAQAYVNQRKLDHEVKTLQVQASQFSKQTAQWINMVEGFNQALKEIGDVENWARSIEMDMRTIATALEYVHKGHLQSTCS, from the exons ATGTTGTCTCGCCTCCTGAAGGAACACCAAGCGAAGCAAAATGAGCGGAAGGATCTACAGG AGAAACGGAGACGTGAAGCGATTGCTGCTGCCACCTGTCTAACTGAAGCACTGGTAGATCACCTCAACGTAGG TGTTGCTCAGGCATACGTAAACCAACGCAAACTGGACCATGAAGTTAAGACACTCCAAGTCCAAGCGAGCCAGTTCTCCAAGCAAACTGCTCAATGGATCAACATGGTGGAGGGTTTCAATCAGGCATTAAAG GAAATTGGAGATGTCGAAAACTGGGCCCGCAGCATCGAGATGGATATGAGAACGATCGCCACAGCTCTGGAGTATGTACACAAGGGGCATCTTCAGTCCACTTGCTCATAA
- the itcha gene encoding itchy E3 ubiquitin protein ligase a, producing MKAQLQVTVLSAKLKENKKNWFGPSPYVEVAVDGQSKKTEKCNNTHSPKWKQALTVIVTPVSKLIFRVWSYHTLKADILLGMATLEINTVLKANDLKLCEVVQTLQLSSDRDPQDVVGDLSVCLDGMHVDPEAFALTERELAPLPNGNAKQNGNTSNRSSRDTSPSSDSDDWVIVPNGLTVSGRGSPSPSAGGSTSLRPPRPARPPPSMPRKPAASPSSSSSSSPSELSEAPASDGSSQASASGCSDQPDDAGAQATTAISSQTASGPKPDATVTAAPATTAPRINPINNGPLPPGWEQRVDQNGRVYYVDHIEKRTTWDRPEPLPTGWERRVDPMGRVYYVDHITRTTTWQRPTQESVRNYEEWQNQRSQLQGAMQQFNQRFIYGLQDQLAATSSKEFDPLGPLPHGWEKRTDTNGRVYFVHHPTRTTQWEDPRTQGLLNDKPLPEGWEMRFTVDGIPYFVDHNHRTTTYIDPRTGKSSLENGPQITYVRDFKAKVQYFRFWCQQLSMPQHIKITASRKTLFEDSFQQIMNFHPQDLRRRLWIIYPGEEGLDYGGVAREWFFLLSHEVLNPMYCLFEYAGKDNYCLQINPASYINPDHLKYFKFIGRFIAMALFHGKFIDTGFSLPFYKRILNKPLALRDLESIDPEFYNSLIWIKDNNIEECALEMFFSVDKEILGEVSTHELKPDGGNIQVTEENKEEYIRLVADWRLSRGVEEQTQAFFEGFNEVLPQQYLQYFDAKELEVMLCGMQEIDLVDWQRNTIYRHYARSSKQILWFWQFVKEMDNEKRMRLLQFVTGTCRLPVGGFADLMGSNGAQKFCIEKVGKENWLPRSHTCFNRLDLPPYKSYEQLKEKLMFAIEETEGFGQE from the exons ATGAAGGCCCAATTGCAAGTCACAG TGCTTTCAGCTAagctaaaggaaaacaaaaagaactggTTTGGTCCCAGTCCATATGTTGAGGTAGCTGTGGATGGCCagtcaaagaaaacagaaaaatgcaacAACACTCACAGTCCCAAATGGAAGCAAGCCCTCACTGT AATTGTGACTCCAGTCAGCAAACTCATCTTCCGTGTTTGGAGTTATCACACACTGAAGGCAGATATTCTGTTAGGCATGGCTACTCTGGAAATCAACACAGTCCTCAAAGCCAATGACCTTAAAT TGTGTGAGGTGGTGCAGACGCTGCAGCTGTCCTCTGACAGAGACCCCCAGGATGTTGTTGGGGACCTGTCAGTCTGTCTGGATGGCATGCACGTTGACCCAGAAGCCTTTGCACTGACAGAGAGGGAGCTAG CACCTCTTCCAAAtggaaatgcaaaacaaaatggcAACACAAGCAACAG ATCAAGCAGGGACACGTCTCCATCCAGTGACTCAGACGACTGGGTCATTGTACCCAATGGTCTTACGGTCAGCGGTAGAGGTTCTCCCTCTCCGTCTGCAGGGGGCTCCACCTCTTTACGTCCTCCTAGGCCTGCCAGACCTCCCCCTTCTATGCCACGAAAACCTGCTGCCTCACCCA GCTCCTCCAGTAGTTCTTCCCCCAGTGAACTGAGTGAGGCACCAGCTTCTGATGGCTCTTCTCAGGCATCTGCAAGCGGGTGTTCAGACCAGCCAGATGACGCGGGTGCACAAGCAACAACGGCCATTTCCTCACAGACGGCTAGTGGTCCCAAACCAGATGCCACTGTAACAGCCGCTCCAGCTACTACAGCTCCCAGAATCAACCCTATTAACAATGGCCCCCTGCCACCAGG GTGGGAGCAAAGAGTGGACCAGAATGGACGAGTGTATTATGTTGACCACATTGAGAAAAGGACAACCTGGGATAGGCCAGAGCCTCTGCCTACAGG CTGGGAGCGAAGGGTCGACCCGATGGGCAGAGTATACTATGTTGACCACATAACACGAACCACAACGTGGCAACGGCCCACTCAGGAGTCAGTGCGTAACTATGAGGAATGGCAGAACCAGCGCAGCCAGCTGCAGGGAGCAATGCAGCAGTTTAACCAGAGGTTCATTTATGGG CTGCAGGACCAGTTGGCTGCCACATCTAGTAAAGAGTTTGACCCATTGGGACCTCTGCCACATGGTTGGg AGAAGAGAACAGACACCAATGGCAGAGTGTATTTTGTTCATCATCCAACTCGGACGACACAGTGGGAAGACCCAAGGACGCAGGG ACTTCTGAATGACAAACCCCTGCCAGAAGGTTGGGAGATGAGGTTCACTGTTGACGGGATTCCCTACTTTGTTGACCACAACCACAGAACGACAACCTACATTGACCCCCGCACAGGGAAATCTTCCCT cgaGAATGGTCCACAGATCACTTATGTTAGGGACTTCAAAGCCAAAGTGCAATACTTCAGGTTCTGGTGTCAG CAATTATCGATGCCTCAGCATATCAAGATTACCGCCTCCAGAAAAACCTTGTTTGAGGATTCATTTCAGCAG ATTATGAACTTCCACCCACAAGATCTGAGGCGGAGACTGTGGATAATTTACCCTGGAGAGGAAGGCTTGGACTACGGAGGCGTAGCCAG AGAATGGTTCTTCCTCCTCTCCCACGAAGTGCTAAATCCCATGTACTGTTTGTTTGAGTACGCTGGGAAGGACAACTACTGTCTTCAGATCAACCCGGCTTCCTATATCAATCCAGATCACCTTAAATACTTCAAGTTCATAGGTCGCTTCATTGCCATG GCCTTGTTCCATGGAAAATTCATCGACACGGGTTTCTCGCTGCCTTTCTACAAGCGGATTTTGAACAAACCCCTGGCTCTTAGAGACTTGGAGTCCATAGATCCAGAATTTTATAATTCACTCATTTGGATCAA GGACAATAATATAGAGGAATGCGCTCTGGAGATGTTCTTCTCTGTTGATAAGGAGATCTTGGGAGAGGTCAGTACTCATGAGCTGAAACCAGATGGAGGAAACATTCAAGTAACTGAGGAAAACAAGGAGGAATACATCAG GTTGGTGGCAGACTGGAGGCTGTCCAGAGGTGTAGAGGAGCAGACCCAAGCATTCTTTGAGGGCTTTAATGAAGTTCTTCCTCAGCAGTACCTTCAGTACTTCGATGCAAAGGAGTTGGAG gtaatgCTCTGTGGAATGCAGGAGATAGACCTAGTGGACTGGCAGAGAAACACAATTTATAGACACTATGCTCGAAGCAGCAAGCAGATACTTTGgttctggcag TTTGTGAAAGAGATGGACAATGAAAAACGAATGAGGCTCCTGCAGTTTGTCACCGGCACCTGCCGTCTTCCTGTGGGTGGCTTTGCTGATTTGATGG